Part of the Penaeus monodon isolate SGIC_2016 unplaced genomic scaffold, NSTDA_Pmon_1 PmonScaffold_61, whole genome shotgun sequence genome is shown below.
TAAGAGCACTTATCAGTACGTGCTTGACCTACGATCCCGCTTAGAGGAATCAGCCCAAATGGCCTCCTCCCATGCTGACGTTTCTGGCAAGATGTATAAAGCCTATTTTGACAGAACTGCTAAAGTACGCAAACTAAACGAAGGCGACGAAGCACTTGTCTTGTTACCAACATCTCACAACAAGTTAACTATGCAGTGGAAGGGACCTTATTCGGTAGTGAAGAAACACGATAACGGCGTAGATTACGAGGTAAAGGTTAATTCGAAGAAGAGATTGTATCACATAAACATGCTAAAGAAATATGTGAGGCGTGATGAGGTTTCTTCTTCGCAAGTATGTCAGATGTGCGTCGTGGATGATCTTCCATCATCCAAGGATGACGAGAATTTTGCTTGCGATATCCCGGAGTTGTACGAGGCTAGTGAATACAAAGTAAATCTTAATCCTGAACTGTCGAGTGAGCAGACAGCAGAGTTAAAACAGCTAATAGCTGAATTCTCTGACGTCTTTTCAGACAAACCCGGTGTAATCAGCACAGTCATACATGACATTGATTTGACAACCGTTGTCCCAGTCCATACTAAGCCATACCCTATTCCCCATCATCTCCGAAAAGCTTTCGATGAGGAAGTGGATAGAATGCTATCTTTAGGCGTTATCGAACCTTCAACATCTCCTTATTGCTCACCCGTTGTGCTAGTTAAAAAGGCCGATCATTCATGGTGCTTTTGCGTAGATTTTAGGGCTCTGAATGATGTGAGCGTTTTCGACGCAGAACCGATGCCAACGATGGATGAAGCGCTAGGTAATTTTGTGGGAGACGTTTACTTTACGGAATTAGATCTTTGTAAAGGTTATTGGCAAATTCCGTTATCGGAAAAGGCAAAACCATGCACGGCTTTTGCTACTCCCAAATATGGACTTGTGCAGTTCACGAAACTTCCGTTCGGTTTACGCACGGCGTGTGCTAGTTTTATTAGACTAATGCGTAAAGTTACTGCAGGATTGACGAATGTAGAGTGCTACTTCGATAATTTAGTGGTGCACAGCTCGTCCTTTGATAATCACTTGATTCATATAAGGAATCTTCTGGAAAGATTGCGTGAGCATGGGTTAACTGCTGGGCCTAGCAAGTGTTTTATAGCTTTTCCCAATATCAAATATCTTGGATTTAATCTTGGTGAAAAGGGCTTGAGTACCCTTCCAGATAAGGTAAACGCAATTAAGAATATGCCTATACCGGAAACTAAGAAACAACTACGTAGTTTCCTTGGTACTCTTTCGTTTTTTCGTAAGTTTATCCCGAACTTGGCTGACCTCGTGCATCCTTTGAACTCTCTTCTGAAGAAATTTTCTCCTAATAAGCTAAATTTAACCCCTGATCTTGTTAAAAGAATCGACGAGTTAAAATACTTATTAATAAATGCTCCAATCTTAACTCTGCCTGACTACGAGAAGATCTTTTATCTCAGAACAGACGCCAGCGACACGGGTCTTGGGGCGGTTTTGTTGCAAAAGGTGGATGGTGTCCTCATGCCAATCGCTTACGCGAGTAGAAAGCTCTCCGACTCGGAAGGTCGTTATGCCGTAATAGAGAGAGAAGCTTTAGCTATCGTGTGGGCTATTAAAAAGTTCTGGTGTTATCTGTATGGCCGCGAGTTTGTCTTGCAAACTGACCAACAACCATTAACATACGTCAGAAACATGAAAAATAGCAATGGTCGTCTTATGCGTTGGTCACTGGCTCTCCAGTCATATGCATTTACGATAGAGTATATCAAAGGTCAAGACAATGTTGGTGCAGACATCCTTAGTCGATGTTCAGTGTAAATTTGATTGTATATATCACAAGGTAAGATAAGGGAAACCCCACTTTCACTTAAAATCGTATAATTTTTAAGTCAAAATGGGGGGCTttgtacagggtttggtgatggtttcccttataaatatttgtatttgctgtcttgtgtgcgaaatgtgagtgcgtgcgtgcttgtgagcgTTAGCGAACCATTGGGTTTACCCAGACGACCCATTTCTCCTGCTTCGAACCTGGaagaaagccatggtcggtggtcaccgttatatggtcagccacttggctccgaactccacactgatacacattgtaagtaattatat
Proteins encoded:
- the LOC119571387 gene encoding uncharacterized protein LOC119571387, which gives rise to MVPGVKVPSVNNPKRNISVNSSNRTDVVNAVATRSAKVKEDAEPAELTVSDFQIDKISKDDFMNAQNKCSSLENIRAKVNNKSIVNVKNRSVKYEIVKGLIHRVCVNSKHAYEVGVKQLVVPRKFVNVILSTAHDSPVAGHFSHRKTADKIFHNFFWPGAGAEIKRYCRSCHVCQKTSPKGKIGKAPMVQMPIISEPFARVAIDLVGPITPASSRGHKYILTLIDMATRFPEAVPLRNIDTVTVAEALLSIFSRVGIPKEMLSDRGTQFKSDLMAEINRLLSIKALFTSPYHACCNGTVERFHAVLKSMLKKLCGERPQDWDRYIPSVLFAYREVPNDTLKFSPFELLYGRKVRGPLSILHDLWTRDDINEETKSTYQYVLDLRSRLEESAQMASSHADVSGKMYKAYFDRTAKVRKLNEGDEALVLLPTSHNKLTMQWKGPYSVVKKHDNGVDYEVKVNSKKRLYHINMLKKYVRRDEVSSSQVCQMCVVDDLPSSKDDENFACDIPELYEASEYKVNLNPELSSEQTAELKQLIAEFSDVFSDKPGVISTVIHDIDLTTVVPVHTKPYPIPHHLRKAFDEEVDRMLSLGVIEPSTSPYCSPVVLVKKADHSWCFCVDFRALNDVSVFDAEPMPTMDEALGNFVGDVYFTELDLCKGYWQIPLSEKAKPCTAFATPKYGLVQFTKLPFGLRTACASFIRLMRKVTAGLTNVECYFDNLVVHSSSFDNHLIHIRNLLERLREHGLTAGPSKCFIAFPNIKYLGFNLGEKGLSTLPDKVNAIKNMPIPETKKQLRSFLGTLSFFRKFIPNLADLVHPLNSLLKKFSPNKLNLTPDLVKRIDELKYLLINAPILTLPDYEKIFYLRTDASDTGLGAVLLQKVDGVLMPIAYASRKLSDSEGRYAVIEREALAIVWAIKKFWCYLYGREFVLQTDQQPLTYVRNMKNSNGRLMRWSLALQSYAFTIEYIKGQDNVGADILSRCSV